The genomic stretch acatgtgcccaagtttctgatgccatagcagcgtagagtctggactacatgcggcaaccgatgcctctgcttcttgcaaagtctctcccttcagcatgtatagatttgcagctatcttctcccctttcatcaccacaagcgctccttggaaaatcttcatgactcctttctgtgtttcaatcttggttgcactattatccaatattccataggataatagatttttcttcaggcccttcacgtgccgcacatcctgaacagtttggactgttccatcgtacatcttcagcttgatggttccaatgccgaaaatctccaaggcatgatcgtcgcagctgtacacagatcctcctgagattggttcataatgatggaaccattctctccttgaggtcatgtgatatgtggctcccgagtctataagccatatatccgcgaacctttttctgccttccctggctattgatgcttcgcaacagagagcacttccatcatctgaggtacttgcaacatttccttgaggattggaattctgaggtaaattccaacaatctttcttcaggtgacccttctttccacagttgtaacactttaaattcttcttacttgattttgatctaccacgaccactgctttggccacgttctgttgaccttcctctcatcaccattaacgcctctgcctgttgcagattgacttgtctgtcctccttgttcttgcgccgactttcttcttcaagaaccgcagctgcaacatcatcgaagactagatagtctgtaaggatgttgtttgttaagttgatgatgagctgatcatacgaatcaggtagactctgaagtagaaattccgcacgctcctgtggctctattttacagcttagagatgtaagctgggaaaatagagtattcagcgtatttaagtgttccgtcactgaagtagattctgacatacgaagagtatataatttcctcttaaggaaaattttgttgtgcagtgacttggcctcgtacaaccggttgaggtgatcccaaatctccttggccgtcttcttctcctcgatgcttgacaatactccatctgctattgataggtatagatccgccatagcatcctcgttcatctcgctccattttttgtcatcagtaaaatccaccggcctttcactgatagctgctagacagttgtctttcctcaggatagccttcaccttcaatttccacaatgagaaatttttcccattgaatttttcaatctcaaatttcgctgccatattgttcttgaaacaaattctgaacaatatatctaaaggctctgataccaattgttgcgcccgcggaagtgggatagatcagattgcaacaataatttgagaaagaaaaataaatgaggcacagattttacgtggaaaacccctaaataaattagggtaaaaactacgggcaagggtagaagaatttcactatgagaaaataggagttacaaccactctctaactaacaaggagaaaacaaggataattctctcttgctaggaaggagaaatacactcaacaaactctctaatatctctagtatatgagggaagaatagaatgatttgggatgacaagaatggcaaatgacctccctatttatagttgagaaattggggtcattttgtagttagcctaaaatgtagggaccaaacaataaatatttttgttcaaattttgTAGGTGCCTAACTCTTGGACTTGCCTAACATTCTTGATCAAACTTTGCAACTTGCCTAACCATTGTGGCTGCTGCCAAATTAATCCATTTGCCTAATTCTGCCGACATGCagtatatattacggagtattattattcaGAATTACATATTTCTCATACAAGTCTGATCAATCATTAACTCAATTTTAGAGGCCATAAATCTATTGGAATTTATGCATCTAGGTGAAACCAGTCATTGCATTGCTGAAACAGACCCTAGTGGGAACAGGGGCGTTTCTGGTAGCAGCAGTCTCGTTATTCATATTCGCTACCCCAGTAGAAGATTTCATCCACAACACTTTTACGACAGAAGAGTATTCATCCAATGGATCCAGTTCAAGGAACAACACGAAATTCAACATAAGGTAAGCATTAAGCCTCTTTATGATTCAAAAATACGTTCACAGTATGCAATTACTTGAACTTAATACGCGAGTGCCGTGattaaaaattgaaggaaaGCTGACCCGTTGAGATTGCCGGGGGAAGTGAAGAACGATGATGATCTGGCGGCGGCGGCTGCAGAGGCCGCCGATGGAAGGCCCGTCTACTGCAGAGATAGGTATTATCGTGCACTGGCCGGAGGACAGTACTGCAAATGGGAGGACCTTCTCAAATGATCAAGACGTGGATGGAATAGTATCAAGTAGAAACGAAGGTTATCGTTGTTTGTTTGAATTACTGATGCGCTAACATTCAGAAGAAtgctttgaaattttgaattctaTTATACTTCAACCTCTACAAAAATCTAAATTCTAATAGCAACCACAAATATTGTTGataattttgagtttttattcaatggcaaaaacttgggtgagaccgtctcaccatgagacgggtcgagtcgggtcggttcaagatgcaaatgtaacacttatatgcacaaatgctatacttatatgctaacactaattaggaataaaatttttattacttattaggttaaatgtaatacttttaagagaaaatacaatacttttacatttcgatttaaaagtattacatttttcctcaaaagtattatatttgtccttataagtgagaggcacttgtcaacattacttattaggaaaaatgtattactttttctcttataagtaacaaaaattgtatttttgattagtgttatatttgagcatataagtatgagatttgcacatataagtatgacatttgcatggtgctttgacccgacccgacccgtcgcacgaataaagatccgtgagacggtctcacacaagtgtgacccttattcAATACATGTAACAAGCAATGAAGCAATAGAGAAATAATCAAATGAATTTCATTTCTAAAAAAGTCAATAGGATCGCTAATTGGTGGTTATCTTGACGCGCCCAATAGGCTCATGCATTAGCGTCAAGAGGCTCATGCATCGCACACTAATTCTTGTTTACAttatagaaatttaaaaaataatcttattttttaaagggaaaagggtcaaattagCCCATGAACCgggaaaagtcaattaggcctccgaacatttaaaaagtgcaattaggccatttaatatataaaatttgggCAAAAACCCCAAAAACCGGTAAATGATTTGCAAATCATTTACcggtttttgggattttttgcctcaattttacatgttaaagggcctaattgtactttttaaatgttcggaggcctaattaacttttcagCTATTGTTCAGGGGctaatttgacccttttccccttttttaaattcttttatccACATCAATCTCCTCTCACTCGGTCacataagcaaaaaaaaaataataataataaaataaaaataacaacaacaacaaaaagaacCAATAAGTATGCTTTAATTGGCTAAAAATAAAGAGGTCTACACATggttaaatgaatcaaactaaACTCTCATTCGAGAAGCTATTATTAGATTGGGCAAACATATGGCTTTATAGGCTTTATAAATGTTGTTTTTTTGGTCTTAACTATTTCtcaaacaaattattaattttaaaaaattctattaCCTGAACTTCCAAGGTCGCCCACTATgaactattacaatatttatacaaaatatgcAAGTTGTCCAAAAGAAAAACCCCGAGACAACCAAGTAAAGTAAATTGGTCACTATGAaggtaatatttttgtaattatgtaAATGACTAAGGactccctatttataggtataaGTAGGTCAAAATATATAGAAGACGAGTGATTTTTATGCCATGTCCCCCTACCACCAAACTTGTGTGCCTTGTTGCAAAAGATTTATATGCAAGAGACCACTTGTCTAGTTATTTGTTACTCCTAATTGGAGATTTTTGACTGGAATATGACTGCATGGGTATAATTGACAAAAATAGGAACGAAATAAAAAGTTGACAAAAGTATGAAAAACTCACTTGGGACATGTGTTTGATGTTAGAAACGCATATCCTATTTGCGTTATATTTtatagttagaataatgtattttacgtGTTTTAAACTGGAATTTACATAAATGTGTGGACcaagtttattttttgaataaaattttatttggttAAACCAAGCAACCAATGTGGTTTTGGTACACAAATGTGTACTTTTGAATATATGTAGGATATATACCTTGCTTCACATTGTTGATATTCTCTTTGATCAATTCTTTTTAAAGTCGTCCTTCATAGATAGTCAAACATTGAAATACTATTTACTAATTTcactaaacatttttttaatataaataacgAATGTAATCAATTAGCCAAATAAGTTATATGAGCAATTAACTAGCATCTAatctttaaacaaaatatttatacttttaaataaatattatggagTGTTTTGCCACCTTTAAAGTCTTACATAATAAGAACATAATTGCATTTTAGCGTGTAGTTCGGTGACtgaaacattatatttattcgTTTACTTAGTCTTCATATTGCAAAACTTTTGAAATGAATTTGTTTCTAAAACaacatttccttttttttggAATGGGATAGTTATGAATTTGTCATGTAAAATTGAGTTTATATAGAgtaaaatgttatatattttaaggaaaaattacacttttcgttcTTAAATTAAAGGGTAATCGTAGAATTCGTCCATATAAGTGTTAGTTATGTTCagtttttgtttataaattattattgacattgcatttttgtcttttattaaataattttaattgcgttttgtaaataaatttagacacataaaatgagacgggtGAAATAATAGAATCAAGATATACGTGAGTAATACTCTATACTCGACGGCCTATGAGTATCAAACATTTCCCGTCTTGCGAAGGCTGCAGTGCTGCACCGCAAGCTTTAATTGGCAGTGAGGAAAGCATAGAGCCCACCGTCACCCCATCTCGCAACCACGTGGACTATATGATTGCCAATTGCCATCTAAGTTGAAGCCTTGTTTCCTTTTGGTTTCCAATTTAATCCTTCCCTTTAAGTAAaaataaagaaggaaaaataaaaaagaaactgTTGATCCGAACCCAATCCAGGATCCGAAACACTTTTAACATCTTCCGATCCGCCGGCCTTCTACTCTCTCTCTATCCTTCTCCGATGGCGTCGACGATGGCTGAGAGAACCGAACTGGCGAAGCTTTGCAGGTCCAAGGATTGGTCAAAGGCAATTCGAGTTCTCGATTCACTTCTCTCCAAGAGCTGCCTCATTCAAGACATCTGGTCCGTTTCGCTTCTcattctctcctttttttttttctgtttttgctCCAATTGGACAGTTATATGTGTTTACGGGGGGTTTTGCTACACTAGTGTAGACGAGCTGAACTTTGTGTGTTTTTAACTTTTGCTTTGAATTGAAATGCGGTGAGTTCATTTGTATTTCCAGCAATCGAGCGTTTTGCTATGGTCAACTGGAGCTTCACAAGCACGTTATCAAGGATTGTGATAAGGCGCTTCAGCTGGATTCTTCTGTCCTCCAACCTTACATACTCAaaggttttattattattattattattattattattattatttttgtaaatctTCCCATGTATTTTATTGGGTAATTTAACTGATTGCAACAATTCATTGAACCTAGGCTAGTTGTTTTAGatgaacattttttaattttctttcttattctGCATCTAGCTGCTGTAAATGTTAAGTGAAGTCAACGGAGACTAGTGCTGAAGCTTTATTCATATCacatttttgttattaaattcTCTAATGTTGAAAACTTTTGTCCTTGTGCTACTTGCTATCTGGGTTGGGGACAGGAAAAACTGACTGTCCATGGAATGAAGTCCATTCTAATGCTTTGATCCTTGTGTATGTGCATTTTTGTGAACAAGTAGCTGGGAACAAGACTCCACATGCAAAAAGAGCTGTGTTGCAGCTTTGAGTTTCATATGCATATCTCATTTTGCATTATATGCTTTAGCTGATTCTGTTGCTTAGTGGAATTACTGTAATGTTTGGGAGGTTTATGTACTACTTGAATCCAATTTGAGAAAAGTGAAATgttatatatttgatttatcAGGCATGTACACTGCGAATTGCCCAATGAATAACATGGTAAACTAAATAGAAAGAGaagtggaaaaataaaaattcaatggCATTGAATTTTTTTCAGCTTCTATTTTTTCTACTCCTGGGGAAATGGAAACACTATGGAGTTATAGACAATTCTTGCTGAAGTTTATTTTTGGTTGATTGTGCATTGAAGCATTGTGAATTTAATATTTGCATCTAGGTCATGCTTTATCTGCAATGGGTAAGAAAGTGGAAGCTATGCAGGTTTGGCAGCAAGGGTATGACCATGCTGTTCAACAGTGTGCAGATCTGAAACAACTAATGGAGCTAGAGGAACTTTTGACTATTGCAAGAAAAAATAGTACCATTTCTGGTGATAATGGTTTTATGCAGTTGTCTGGGTCTGGGGCTCTCCTTTCTAGAAATCCTGTTGAAACTTCTGAGAACCATGAGTCAAATGGTCGACTTGAACCGTTCAGAAAACCAAAGGACACAGAGAAAGCAGTGAAAGAAATTAGCAAGGACAATTGTCAATCAAATGGGAGTCATAATAAGGTGAGAGAAAATAGCAAGGACAATATCCAATCAAATGGAAGTCATCACAAACAAACGAATGGAACCTGTGATATTCCTGACAAATTGGGTTCTCGTTCTACAGTATGTGGTGACGTAAATGATATGTCTGTAGAATGCAGTGGATCATCCGCAGTCACTAATGAATCAAGTGAATCATCCCTAGTCACTAATGAACCAAGTGAATCATCCATAGTCACTAATGAACCAAGTGAATCATCCATAGTCACTAATGAATCAAGCGAATTATTAGAGACTAATGAACTATCAGAGATTTTGAGTCAGTTGAGTAATAAATGCGAAGTTCGTGTTGAATTGAGTGATGATGATAAGAAAAGTAAAAGATTCAGTGTCAGCAAGACTTCGAAGACAAAGTCGGTAACTTTGGATTTCCGATTGTCAAGGGGGATAGCTCAGGTACATTCTTCTGCCTCTTATGGTATTATAATGACATGGAATGTTGGTTTGCCATGTTTAGTTTACTCATTGGTTGGTTACTTCATCGACATGCTGGAAATGCTGATTTCTTTGTGCTCATCACATGAAAAAGACAATCTCTCTGTATTTACCTTTCAAATTTTGTGGGCTTCATTTCCATTTTGCTCATTTAAATGATTCAATCCAACAACGTGTGATAATATGTTTCGCTAACGTGTGAGGATGAGTGGAATAATAGCTGAGGAGTAAGATAATGGAGAGAAGAAATTACCAGGCTAACCCCCAACTTAACAGCTGAGAGACGGAATTGCTAACAGAGGACCCAATTAGACAAAAACATTGAAGTTATCGATCCAATTAAGTAGAAAAAGttgtttaggactaaatcaagtaaaaccactatagtggaggactaaattgggtattaactcatttattAAGTTTCGCTCTCACACATTTGAATATGTTTTTGAAGTGTATATAAGAACCATAGTTTTTTCCCCACTTTGCACATTAGAGTAGTTGTAACATGGCAGTGATAGGAGACAGGGGAGGTAAAAAGGTATATTTCAACTTGGGTTGAAGTAATTAAAAAGGATATGCTAGTCCAGtggaacaaaatatatttaagtatttaacgtTAAGTGTAACTGAATAAATATTAGAATCCATATAAAAGACCCCAACTAGATAAAGATTAAGGCTTGAGTTAAGTGCCCAAGAGTGAGTCGTTTAAGTAACTTAACATTTTCTAATGATACCAAACACTCTATTGTGAAGTTGAAACTTTTTTGTTTCTGTGAATTTCAGGTTAATGAAGGAAGATATGCTGATGCTATATCCATCTTTGATCAGGTTGATATTGATCTTATTTCTGTACGAATGCTAATTTGTTTTTTAGACATCTTTGCACACTAACTATTCCCTTCTAGCTTTACTTTGAAAGAAAATACATGTTTAGCTTGTTGTGCTATTCTCTAATCTCTATACTTGTTCACTTATGTATTTGGCACAGATTCTCGAAGAGGATCCAACATACCCTGAGGCGTTAATAGGGAGGGGCACAGCATATGCATTCCAGAGAGAACTTGACTCTGCTATTTCTGATTTTACAAAGGTATGCATATCTTTGAGTTCTATGCATGATAGGATTCAAATCCCTGATTGAGTATTTTGCTGTTCTGATAGGCCATAGGCTCAAATCCATCAGCAGGTGAGGCATGGAAACGCAGAGGGCAGGCCCGTGCTGCCTTGGGTGAATCTGCCGAGGTGAGATTTTTATCAGATTCCTAGAATGCTCTACTCATAAAGGAAGTGCAGTAGCCATTGAGAATAATGATTTTATGATTGAAGACTTCATATTTGAATACAGAAGTCTTATATAATGTGCATGAGATATCTGACTATGTTTTAATACCAGGCAATTGCAGATTTGACTAAAGCTTTAGAATTTGAGCCAAACTCAGCTGACATATTACATGAAAGGGGTAATTTTCCTTGAAATTCATCAGACTTGCATATCAAATGTGGTTTCCTTGGTACCTTAGGTTTCATTTTACTTGTATATTATTCATATGAGGGaccttaaatttttatttttttgggtccTCTTCAAAACTACATTGCATAATTGAGGATTATGTCTGTGTTTGTTTCATTTTGTACTCCATCTCATTGGCATCAATATATGTTGGCCCACTTTCATAGTAATGATACAATCTTTAATACATCTGATTCATGTCCTGGCACAACCACATGAGTACACAAAGTCTTGAATGTATTGCAGTCAATGATAGATGTCAAAAGTGCGATTAAATGATTGAACTATGTGCAGGAATTGTGAACTTTAAGTTCAAGGATTTCAAAGCTGCAGCTGAAGACCTCTCCTCCTGCGTAAAGGTTGATAAGAGTAACAAATCTGCACACACTTATTTGGTGAGTCCGTTATGTCTACTAAATACTAATACTTGTAGAATGAATTATGTTTACATGCATCTCTTTGAAATTGTTGTATGATAAATTAGTGCTGTTTGAAAAATGTCAACCTTTATAGGGCTTGGCATTAGCCTCAATTGGCGAATATAAAAAGGCTGAGGCGGCACACATGAAGGCAATTCACATAGACCCTAATTTTGTTGAGGCCTGGGCTCATCTAACACAGGTATACCGTATACATGAATATGTTATGAAGTTTCAATCTGAAAGTAATGATATAAATGGGCATCAGTTTTCTGGTGAACAAATGACCACTTCtacatatttatttgtttgaatcTCCTTTCTTCTATCACACTTTTCATACTTCTTGAATTAGCATTATATTTGTGTACTACAAGAAATTCTGTGTGATTGGCCAATTACCTGGATTTTTAATAATGTCTAAAATTcctgtttatttattataaatatagtgCATGCATCAGTTGTACTTTCTCCAGTTGTTTCAGTGGTGTTGAACTcctgttttctttctttttgcagTTTTATCAAGACTTGGCAAACTCTGCAAAGGCTTTGGAATGCCTGCATCAACTTCTACAAATTGATGCAGGGTATATAAGCATTTTTGTGCATCTAATTTTGAAATCTAAATGTTTTTATGACCTGAGGAGTTGGGCTGCAATATGATCCAAAGCCCAAGATCAAGCTTGAGCATTGtttttcacttttctttttccattttggAATAGGTTTGCTAAAGCTTATCATATGCGTGGGCTGCTTCTCCATGGGATGGGAGAGCACAGGTAGGGATCCGAAAagttttatgtatatatatcaaaaGCAGTAGATATTGAAGGTGGTGGGTGAGTCATGGAATTGTGGGTTATATTGAAGCTAGAGGATGGCATTTATGATCTCTGATCACATCattgatattttcataattttgcACCTTGTTCTTCATCCCTTTATCAATTGGTAAAGGGATGTCTGAACCTTATGTGAGGTTCTTGAGTcctttgtgtttgaacattttGGGCTGAAACAATAATAGAACTGGTAATGACACCCTTTGACATGTTTTTGTTTTGacctttatttttaataatgctTCTGAAAGAATTTTCCAActgtggttttttgtttttgaaatgaGAAAAAAAGAGTTTGAATCACAGGCCCTATGTATTTCTTTATCTTCAACAATGGGTTCCTATGGTTTAATTGCATCCACTGACTGTTGCAGGAATGCTATCAAGGATCTATCTGTGGGGCTAACTCTTGATAGTGGAAATGTTGAGTGCTTGTATTTGCGAGGTTCTTGCTATCATGCCATTGGGGAATATAAAGATGCAGTATGGGGAAATCAGTTTTCTTCTTTTGGCTTAAAGATCTGAAACATTTAAATATTCGTTTGTTCTCTGGATTCACTTCCATGATTTTCATTCATGCTGTAGGTAAAGGATTATGATGCTGCTTTGGATCTGGAATTAGATTCAATGGAAAAATTTGTACTTCAGTGCTTAGCCTTCTATCAGGTAGTTGattctttataaaattttattgttattgttgtagAAATACTCAAACATGCATTCTTGCTGCTTCTTTTATTTACTCTTTCTCTTGCCATCTTCCCTTGTTGCTGGAGAAACTCTTCTTTCTTGTCTTCCCAAAGATTCTTTAAAATTTGGTTAAAGCATGTATTGACTTCAGGTACAGTTGGACTGAATATCAGCTAGTACATGAAgagtaaaatataaatataacatacaattttgtttgattgtttCAATCAGCCAAAATCTGCAACCTCAACCATTTATTTAGGAGAAAAAATGGCATTCTATTCTGTGCTTGTTGTACTTATCTAGCTATTTGGACAAGTGCTTTGAGATGAgcataacattattttaaagtatGCTGCTGATTGGTAGGTGGGAGAGTTTGGCTTTGCTTCCTAATTTGGCTGACTATTCCAGTTTTATTGCTTGGTTCTGAACCGAAATATAACTGTTTAATGGATTCTTCAGTTGCAGTGCTCTTTGGTACATATTCTAATGAgtcttttaacattttagacTTCAATTCTCCTCTTGTTTGGTTGTATTCCAGAGTGGTAACCCTTGTGCCTTGATTAAGGAATAGTAGCTGCTACTTTATGTTTTAGTCTTTACTACCCATTTACTTTACAATCTTTTCTTGCAGAaagaaattgtattatatacAGCTTCAAAGCTCAACAGTGAATTTTGTTGGTTTGATATTGATGGAGATATTGATCCCCTATTTAAGGTAACATATAAAGTAGTATGTGCCTATACAAGCTAGTTGTATATTGAATATGTTGCTGGCTTTTAATCTTTTGTTGTTTCGAAATGAAATTgtgttattcttttttaaacatGTTGTATATGGATGGAACTAGACACTTGTTATCTtcttaagtatttatttgtttgtttgtatataTTGCTTGAGGAGACTGGTATGTTCTTTTTTTCAGGTAGCTTTTTTATGAACCTGGTTAATAAGAGAATTGGTATCTTTTTTGTAATTACAACAGTTAAATCCTAATAATTAGCTGTAGATTTGGGTTTTGGTACTTAAATTGTCTGTATTGTTGGTCTGTTTGGAATGGTTGCCAGGTTAATACATGGATATATAGGTCTTTTCTGGCTGAGTTGAGAAACTATATTTTTCCTGATTTTGGttgattttatttcttatgGTCTTCCAATCTCTGTCTTAccatttttattttgacttatttaTCTAGGAATATTGGTGCAAAAGGCTCCACCCTAAAGATGTGTGCGAAAAAGTTTATAGGCAACCTCCCCTCAAGGATTCCTTGAAGAAGGGAAAGCTAAAAACGCTACATTTTGCCTCAACAAAGCAAACACTTGCACTTCTACAGGCAGCAGATTCTATTGGGAGGAAGATCCAATATAATTGTCCTGGCTTCTTGCCCAATAAACGTCAGGTGATTGATTTAAAGATTTATTCTCAAGCTTCAATGTCCTGTCTAGTTTTGAGTGCATAAATATTCTTTCTCGTGCATTTTATAAAAGATCTTCAGTATTTGTTTCTACATTTGTATGCACTAGATTCATTCCAGAACCTATAATTTGATGTTGCACACttagaaaaaaattgatttttcttaCACCATCCCATTTTCAATCAATCTAaatgttccttttcttttgtGGGAGGAGGATACGGAAAGCATGGTGCTGACTGTTTCATGTACCTAAACTACTAAAATCTTTCTCTATCACAATACCGTATTGAATTTTTCGGGGATTGTAACAACCCTCTGTTTAATATGCTGTGGCTCTGACAGAAAGTTGAG from Ipomoea triloba cultivar NCNSP0323 chromosome 12, ASM357664v1 encodes the following:
- the LOC115998764 gene encoding suppressor of RPS4-RLD 1 — encoded protein: MASTMAERTELAKLCRSKDWSKAIRVLDSLLSKSCLIQDICNRAFCYGQLELHKHVIKDCDKALQLDSSVLQPYILKGHALSAMGKKVEAMQVWQQGYDHAVQQCADLKQLMELEELLTIARKNSTISGDNGFMQLSGSGALLSRNPVETSENHESNGRLEPFRKPKDTEKAVKEISKDNCQSNGSHNKVRENSKDNIQSNGSHHKQTNGTCDIPDKLGSRSTVCGDVNDMSVECSGSSAVTNESSESSLVTNEPSESSIVTNEPSESSIVTNESSELLETNELSEILSQLSNKCEVRVELSDDDKKSKRFSVSKTSKTKSVTLDFRLSRGIAQVNEGRYADAISIFDQILEEDPTYPEALIGRGTAYAFQRELDSAISDFTKAIGSNPSAGEAWKRRGQARAALGESAEAIADLTKALEFEPNSADILHERGIVNFKFKDFKAAAEDLSSCVKVDKSNKSAHTYLGLALASIGEYKKAEAAHMKAIHIDPNFVEAWAHLTQFYQDLANSAKALECLHQLLQIDAGFAKAYHMRGLLLHGMGEHRNAIKDLSVGLTLDSGNVECLYLRGSCYHAIGEYKDAVKDYDAALDLELDSMEKFVLQCLAFYQKEIVLYTASKLNSEFCWFDIDGDIDPLFKEYWCKRLHPKDVCEKVYRQPPLKDSLKKGKLKTLHFASTKQTLALLQAADSIGRKIQYNCPGFLPNKRQHRMAGLAAIEIAQKISRVWRTIQVEWKHLHKGTSKSGKRARRKERINPPSRNRGGAGCSTSSFSETSSYGTTDDRPAGRPTMSWQDLYSLAVKWRQISEPCDPVVWINKLSEEFISGFGSHTPLILGQAKVARYYPNFERTLNAAKAVIKENKSVFDKNDNILDLSENGKLQEIMSAESCHDLYRVIGEDFWLATWCHSMAFEGKRLEGTRITVVKMGEVGYDFSIRTPSTPARWDAFDTEMTSAWEALCDVYCGETYGSTKLEALENVRDAILRMTFYWYNFMPLSRGSAVVGFVVLLGLLLAANMEFTGSIPEGLQVDWEAILESDPSSFISSVKKWLYPALKVNTSWKGYADVSSTFEMTGSVVAALSYSSD